The following proteins are encoded in a genomic region of Neovison vison isolate M4711 chromosome 12, ASM_NN_V1, whole genome shotgun sequence:
- the SMUG1 gene encoding single-strand selective monofunctional uracil DNA glycosylase isoform X2 — protein sequence MAVPQASPPGPLHEPAMDLQPCPRSLAESFLEEELRLNAELSQLQFSEPVGIIYNPVEYAWEPHRSYVTRYCQGPKEVLFLGMNPGPFGMAQTGVPFGEVSIVRDWLGIGGPVLTPPQEHPKRPVLGLECPQSEVSGARFWGFFRNLCGQPEVFFRRCFVHNLCPLLFLTPSGRNLTPAELPARQREQLLGACDAVLCRQVQLLGVRLVVGVGRLAEQRARRALAGLMPEVQVEGLLHPSPRSPQANRGWEAAATERLNELGLLPLLTK from the exons ATGGCTGTGCCCCAGGCTTCTCCACCGGGGCCCCTCCATGAGCCTGCCATGGATCTCCAGCCTTGCCCTCGAAGCTTGGctgagagcttcctggaggaggagctgCGGCTCAATGCTGAGCTGAGCCAGCTACAGTTCTCGGAGCCTGTGGGCATCATCTACAATCCTGTGGAGTACGCGTGGGAACCACACCGCAGCTATGTGACCCGCTACTGCCAGGGCCCCAAGGAAGTGCTGTTCCTGGGCATGAACCCCGGACCCTTTGGCATGGCCCAGACTGGG GTGCCCTTTGGGGAAGTGAGTATAGTCCGGGACTGGTTGGGCATTGGGGGACCTGTGTTGACCCCACCCCAAGAGCACCCGAAGCGACCAGTGCTGGGACTGGAGTGCCCTCAGTCAGAGGTGAGCGGTGCCCGGTTCTGGGGCTTTTTCCGGAACCTCTGTGGACAGCCCGAGGTCTTCTTCCGTCGCTGTTTCGTCCACAATCTGTGTCCTTTGCTCTTCTTGACTCCCAGTGGGCGCAACCTCACGCCTGCTGAGCTACCTGCCAGGCAGCGAGAACAGCTTCTTGGGGCCTGTGATGCGGTCCTCTGCCGACAGGTGCAGCTTCTGGGGGTGCGGCTGGTAGTGGGCGTGGGGCGGCTGGCGGAGCAGCGGGCGCGGCGGGCTCTGGCAGGCCTGATGCCTGAAGTGCAGGTGGAGGGGCTCCTGCACCCCTCACCTCGGAGCCCTCAGGCCAACAGGGGATGGGAGGCAGCAGCCACGGAGAGGCTGAATGAGCTGGGGCTGCTGCCGCTGCTAACAAAGTGA